Proteins from a genomic interval of Candidatus Bathyarchaeota archaeon:
- a CDS encoding nitroreductase family protein: MQMDLDQALEGRRSIRSYLSKGVPGELIRQIVKAATFAPSAKNGQQWRFTVLTGQVKKELTDLFKHELEMESKRIGERKMGSSFSSCSIMEEAPVVIMVWNTAERGWETENHSVAAAIQNMLLKAYSLGLGTLWIGDIFCTLEALKKYLGKPWKLMAAVALGWPSENPKPRPRKSVDEVTEFLN; the protein is encoded by the coding sequence ATGCAAATGGATTTGGATCAAGCTTTAGAGGGTAGAAGAAGTATTCGAAGTTACCTTAGCAAGGGTGTGCCAGGAGAACTGATAAGACAAATCGTCAAAGCTGCAACCTTTGCTCCTTCAGCAAAGAATGGTCAACAATGGCGCTTCACTGTGCTTACTGGTCAGGTAAAGAAGGAGTTAACTGACTTGTTTAAACATGAGCTGGAAATGGAATCTAAGAGAATCGGCGAAAGGAAAATGGGTTCTTCCTTTTCATCTTGTTCCATTATGGAAGAAGCTCCAGTTGTAATTATGGTTTGGAATACGGCTGAAAGAGGTTGGGAGACTGAAAATCATAGTGTGGCAGCTGCAATTCAAAACATGCTTCTCAAAGCTTATTCTTTAGGACTTGGAACTTTATGGATTGGCGACATTTTCTGCACACTAGAAGCTTTGAAGAAATATCTTGGAAAGCCTTGGAAGTTAATGGCTGCTGTCGCACTTGGATGGCCTTCGGAAAACCCAAAGCCAAGACCCAGAAAATCGGTCGATGAAGTCACTGAATTCCTAAACTAA